The nucleotide window AGATCGGATGGATTGGGACTTTACGGTGGACATGGCAGTGTATCACACCACTGGCATCAGCCCTAGAGTACCGGTTGTACCCGATGCATTTCTGAGCTTGGGAGTGGAGCGCAAGAAGGGAGGAAAGTCGCGTCGCAGCTATGTTGTGTGGGAAGAAGGTGTAGAGATGGTGTCGCACAAGCCAGGGGGAGAGTATGACGAGAAGATGAACATCTATACTCGTTTAGGGGTTCTGTACTATGTAATTTACAACCCAGAGTTTTGGCAACGGGACAAGCGCCAGCCGTTTGAAGTGTACAAGCTGGTGAATGGTGAATATGAGTTGCAAAGTGGTGAACCTTGTTGGATGCCAGAGGTGGAATTAGGAATTGGACGCTGCCAGATGATATTTGGCAATGTATTGCAGGAGCAGTTAGCGTGGTTTAATGTGAAGGGTGATCGCTACTTAAGTGAAGCTGAACAAGAACGGCAACAGCGAGAACTTGAACAACAACGAGCAGACACCGAGCGATAACAAAAAGAACGACTTGCTGCACGACTGCGAGCATTAGGTGAAGATCCCGATCGGCTATAAGGATTGGAGAATTAAAGGACAGACTAATCAATCGCCTCTTTGTTTCAAAGTTTTGAGAGCGATCGCCCCTGGTTGATTCAAATCAAAAGGCTCACTTACAAGCACTTATGCTACCAAATTGGAGCCAGATTCAAGGTGAAGCCAGGAAGCACATCTTCCCCCGAAAGCGTCTCAGGTGCTCGGCATACTTCAATCGCCTTACCCGAACGATAAACTTCAACTTGCTTCGCCTTGCGGTTCAACAGCCAGCCCAAACGCGCACCATTATCAATATATTCGTGCATCTTGGCTTGTGTTGTAGACAGCGAATCACTCGGAGACATCAACTCCACAACAAAATCGGGACAAAGCGGAATAAACTTCTCTTGCTGTTGGGGCGTGAGTGTGTTCCAGCGCTCCAAGGTTAACCAGGCTGCATCGGGTGAGCGATTGGCTCCATTGGGTAACTTGAATCCTCCAGAGGAGTCGAAAGCAACACCTGTACCATCTGCGTCTGTCCAATTAAACAATTGCTGAGTCAAACGCCCATTGCGCTGGCTGGTTCCACCTCCGGTGGGCGGCATAATAATCAGTTCTCCTTGAGCAGTGCGCTCAAACCGCAAATCTCGATTGCGCTGACAAAGCTGGTAGAATTGCTCATCGGTTAGGTCGATGACAGATTTAATGTCAACGGTGAGAGCGTTCATAAAATTTCAGCTAGGTTTGGTTTTTATTGTAATACGCTTCATAACAAAGGAACTGCTGCACAAATCTCCAAGAGTGATCGCACCTCACTGCCAAAAACTCAATCAAAGGCGTTCGCACTTTCCACAATAGTAATTGCACCTCACTTCGTTTACTCAACCAAAGGCGTTCGGCTTTGCCGTCTCGCAGAGAATCGCACGTGTAGCTTTCACGCAAATAGCATAAATAGTGACTTTTGCATATGAGGATGATTTTTCAGATCGCTACTTTGAAATAACAGTAGTAGGATTGCTAAATGAGCAGCGTATACTTTTTTATCAGCTTAAAGAGTATCACTAAAATATCTATAAAGTTCATCAACAAATTGATTAGCTGTCATTGGACCTACAACAGTACTAGCCCAACTCACTACATATACTTGGTTATTCTGCACAGCTTTTAATGTTGACCAAATCGGTTGTTGTAAAAACGATGACGATTCAAGCTTTCCAGAGTCTTCCACACGGAGTATGTCAACAAATAAAATATCGGCATCCCAATCAGGCAAAGCCTCAAGGCTTAATTCTAAGTAGCCTTTGAGATTTTTATAAGCAGGGATAAGCGGTATACCCGCATCGAGCATGATCTGACCGTATGGCACAAAATCCGATCCATAAACAGCAACGTTTGACCCATAAAGGTGAAGAACCGATACTGTTTTAGTCCTCAACTTTTCGGCTAGCTGTTGCTGAAACTTTTGAATTCGTTCATTATACTCAGCCAAAATTTCTTCAGCCCGATCGCTCCTGTCCAAGATTTCGGCTAAATATTTCAAGTTTTTTTTGAAATTGACTCCACTATCCGTATCTATCATTACCGTAGGTGCGATCATAGACAAGAGTGAATAGTATTGCTTTTGCCATATATGTCCCACAATTAAATCAGGTTTTAGACTGAGAATTTTTTCTAAAGACGGTTGTTCCCAATGACCCACAAGCGGAATATCAGCAACGAACTGATTGAGCGTATCCGACTTGATGCAGTAGGGGCAGGTGGCAGCACCCACTGGTTTTATGCCTATTGCTAATAACGGGTCGAGAAGATAACTACCATCTAGCACCAAAATGCGCTGGGGATGAAGTGGAATTTCCGCTTGTCCTAAAGCATGGCTGACAATTTTTGTTGCTGCTGATTTTTGTGCAGAGTCTGACTGCTCTGCTTGTTTAGCTGTTGAATTTATTCTGCCTGGCTGAAGCCACAGCGTCTTACTGTTGCAAGCAGCGATAGAGAAGACAAAAACTGCTGCTAAAAAGAGTAGAAATAGCTTGGCTTTACGGAACACTTTTTTCCTCATTGTGAAGCATTACAGAATTAATTCATATTCAGCCTGTATCTTTGAGTTCTAACTTGGAGAAGTTGTCCACTAAAATTCCCAACTCACCGAACCGACAATTGTAAAGGGTTCAGTTCTTTGAACAAGAGTTCTGCTGAAGGCAAACGCTGCCTCGTCTACATCAAACAAGTTACGGATATTAATCGCACCTCTGAAACGTCCCCTTCGATAGTAAAGTGCTGCATCAGTCCGTAAGTAATCACCTAGTTGAAACGAGTTATCTAAATCACCTTGCCGTTCACCGATATAAAACAGTCCTAAACCAAATCCTAAGCCCTCTAAAGCACCTTCTTGAATGGTATAAGTTGTCCAGAAACTTGCTTGATTTTCTGGTACATTTGCTAATCGATTGCCTTGAGGAAAGGTGTTATCTTTAGTAACTTCTGCATCGGTTAAGGCATAGGATAAAATTACGTTCCAACCAGGTAAGATTTCACCTGTCACATCGAACTCAATTCCCTGACTGCGCTGCTCTCCAGTTTGAATAGAACGAGTAGGGTCATCTGGATCGGGTGTAAGAACATTGGTTCTGGTCAAATGATAGGCAGCTATGGTTGCTGAAAGTCTGCTATCTAGAAAATCAGCTTTTACACCAACTTCGTATTGAGTTCCTCTTGATGGCTCGTAAATAACATCTGCATCCGTACTCGTGTTATCAAATCCAGAAAGAGGAGCAAACGATCGCGTGTAGCTAGCATAGAGCGCAACATCTTCACTAGGTTGATAGACCAAACCCGCACGAGGACTAAAGGCACCGTCATTGCGGGTTGGACGATCAATGACATCTCCTGGTGTGGTTAGATCTACTGCAAGATCAGTTGAAACCCAGTCGTAGCGACCGCCAATTAAAAGTTTGAGATTATCTAGAAGCGCAATCTGATCCTGAAGATAAACACCGTACGAGCGCCGTACCAACTTGAAATCGGAGAAGGTAGGGATTGTTGAGTAGCTAGGAGTTGGAATATCGTAATTTGGATTGCGAATGTCTAGAGGAGGTAGAGGCGTATCAGCATCGACATTATTGCCTTCATTACTGAAGCGGTTAAAATCAAACCCTGCTAAAACTTGATGGGAAATTGAGCCAGTCCCCAACTCTCCAACCAAGTCGATCTGCCCGAAGAAGTTATTTCTCTGATAATTATCTTTGGAGGCATCAAATCCACCAACAAAGCGATCGTCTTCTACTGTACTAGGAAATCCTGCCACATCATTTCTAAAATGAGTCAGGTTGATTGCAACATTGTTTCTGATTCGCCAGTCGTTATTTAATTCGTGTTCCAGACTGTATCCAAATCTGTCAACTCTAACATTCAGAAGGCTTAAACCAGGATAGTAGGGGGCAAAGTTTCGAGGAGGCAAACTACCATCGCTGAGAATTACAGTATTAGTGCCAGCAGCAGAAGGATTAGCATAAAGGTGAGTGTATTCATAGTACAGGTCTAACTCTGTTTGCTCTCCCAAATTAAAGGTAAGAGAGGGTGCGATCGTAGTTAATCTTGAGTCGGCAAAGCCTTGGAAATCACTCGAGCCTTGGTAGCTAGCAATGAAGCGATATAAAACAGAATCGTTATCTGTCAGCGGTCCTGATAAATCAATACTGGGTTGATATAACCCATAACTTCCTGCCTCAAATGTCGCATTATAATAGGGTTCATCTAAAGGCTGCCGCGTGATGACATTAATAATTCCACCAGGTTCCCCTGCTCCAAACAGAACTGAAGCAGGTCCTCTCAGCACTTCTATTTGCTCAATAGTTCCAATCGGTAAGAGGCTAAAAAAATCGTTATCAGGAAAGCCATTGCGGAAACTGGTAACTCCTGAAAACCCCTGGTCGAATCCTCTGATGATTCTGTTGTATGTAATTGATCCATTGCCATAAAGTCCGCCTCCACGAGCAACACCGCTAACGGTTTCCACTGCTTCATTCAGATTTCTCACATTTCGATCTTCCAACACCTCTCGCGGCACCACCTGGATCGATTGAGGAATGTCCCGCAGCGGCGTATCTGTTCGTGTTGCTGTAGAAGCACTCGACGGGTTGTAGCCCTCATCTTGCTCACCTGTCACCACAATTTCGATCGCATCCTCATCCGCTACAGTATTAGCATCCCCTAACGTCACCGCTAGCACTAATCCTTGAGCAGTTGTTGTCACCTCAGCCACAGGTGGCGCATCGGTTCCTGTAATCGTTACCTGTACTTGATTATTTGGCAAACTTGTTACACTCACCAGCGCAATTCCCTCAACTGGGTTTGCTTGAGAAAACGCTTGAGCGATCGCCGCACCTGCAACATCTACAATCAAATCATTGCCCACAATCCGAGTTTCCGGCACTTCAAAATTGCCATTTGCTGTTTCCAGCACTACCTGCAAGCCTGTCTCGGTTGCTTCCACACGCACATTCGTAATTTGCACTATCGATGCTTCGATTTGCGCGAGCCAGTCGGCAACGGTTGTCGCGGGTTGATTTTCAGTAAGCTGAGGTAAAGAAGATACCCGTTCTTTTGTGTTAACGTTCTCTGATGCATAAACTGCTGAAGTTAGCAATAGGGTAAAGGCGATCGCTCCCATTTCCACCACGCTTTGAATTAACCATAGAAACAAGCTGCCCTTCAAACTCCTACCTTGCCGAATGCTAACCATGCTCACACCAAAAGAGAATCTTTATCAAGAAGCCTAAGTTGCAAGATTACAGGATTTGTATGAGTGCCGCCATACGGTAGAGCGCCATTTTTTTATCCCAAAAACGTCATTCGATTTGGGTTCTAGATTTTGGATTATCCCCTGCCCCTTTGCTCCCCTGTTATACAATGAATCTAAAGCTAAGCAATCGGTAAACCCAAAGGCAAATGTGCAAAGCACACGCTGCGCGATCGCGGTTATCATCAGCAATCGAAAGTAAAGTACTAACAGAAGCAACGCATGAGTAGAACCAAAATTCTCGATCCCGCTGAAAGCTATACCTTTAGCAAATATGCAGAATTGTCCTTTGACACAGCCGATATACTGGCAGAATTTGGCGTGGTTTTCAACAATACTTCGCTGCAACTACCGCAGCAGCTGCCCATCAACCCAGAACCGTTGAAAACTGAACTGCAAGAAAATTTAGCATTAGTAGACCCCTCATCAGAAATTGCTCGACGCGAAGCATTAATCTTTCCTATCCTCAAAACTGTTTGTAAGTTTATCCAAGCACCACTCAAAATTGAATATCCAGTCCGAGTTAACTCTAGGCTCAAAGGCAGTTTTGATTATTTCATCCCCACGCCTCAAAACTTACTTGTAGTAGAAGCTAAAAATGCGGATTTAGCCAAGGGCTTTACCCAACTTGCGGTTGAACTGATTGCTCTCGACCAATGGACGGATTCACCAACTCCAACGCTCTACGGCACTGTCACAACGGGCGATACTTGGAAATTTGGGCAGTTTCAACGTCAAGAAAGAAAGATTGAGAAAGATATCAACACCTACGCCATTCCCAGTGACCTTAATCTCGTTCTTTCTTCCCTCTTTGGTATTACTATGAACATTCGTTAGACTTCTTGTATGAATCCTAAGCGAATAAATTCGCTACTAAACAAACATAGACGCGTAGCGGCTTCCCGCAGGGTAGTCTACCTTCGTGGACTACGGGTAAAGCATACCTTACCCCCACAAAACTATTGCTTATAGTGTGTGGAGGCACACTTCGTTTGGGTAGCCCCGACTTCAGTCGGAGGGCATCTACTTCCCCATCTGACATTGCTTTGGTGTCATGCCAAACTTGCGCTTGAATGCCTCAGTGAAATGTCCTAAGTGAGAATAGCCTACCGCATGAGCGACTTCCGACACTCGCATTTCTCGGCTGCGTAAAAGCTGTTCTGCTTGCTCCATGCGCAGATTGTGCAGGTAGCCAAACACGGGTGTACCGAATAGTTCGCGAAATCCTCGCTGGAGGGTGCGATCGCTCACTCCTACTCGTTGTGCCAACTCTGACAGCGATGGCGGATTCTCAAATTGTGTCGTCAAAATTTCTTTAGCGTAATGCAAACGCGCGATTGTTTCAGGCTTTAGCCTTGGTAAATTACGCAGCTTTTGCTCTGCTGTAATGAAGTCGAGGTGCATTGCTAATAACTCAAACACCTTTCCCTGAAGATACATCCGCTTCGCCGCACCTCGATAGGGTGCATTCAATAATTGTTGCGCCAGCGATCGCATTTTCAAAGTTACTGTTGGGTAAAGCGATATTTTCCAGTCATCTCCTTTAAACAGTAGCTTCCGAATGTCAGAATTGTATTGCTTATCTTCCTGCAAAAATGAGTTTAGCCATTCTGGCTCAATGTTTACACCGACAAAGGTTAAACGCTCTCCATCTCGGTATTTTTCAACATACGCTGGTGAAATTCCGCTACCCGAAAAATAGCCACACGTCCCGCCCAAATTAGGATGAACTGCCTCAAAATAAATGAATCCTGACAGCAAAATCACAATTTGGATATCATGCTCGTGAGCAGGGGCTTTTACTATCAAGTCGTGCTGGTATTCGCAATCATAGAAATTTAAACACAACCCTGGTGATAGCTCTATGTTGCGATTATAGCCGCGACCTATGCACTCTGGTATGCCTGTAATGTGCTCCAAATCTTCATACACCAAATTGTCAAGTTGGAGTTTGGGAGCCTGCTGATGTAATTCATCCCAGTTTGCTTGGTTGAGGATCAGTGTCATAGCGAGGCTAAGGCGCTAAGTTAGTAGATTATTACTAGATGAGAATTATTGTAATTAACTTTAGCACGCTCTAGCTCGCCAACTCCAAAGAATGCAGCTATGCTGAATGCGATTGCCATTTTAGTAATACGTATTATGACCTAAGTTTCTATCTCATCCAAATTGATAATTGCTGCTTGGTTTTTGATATCAGTTGCAGGCTTTGTATACCACCACGCCCATGCAATTAAAACCGCTTGAAACGGTAATCTTACAACCTGAAACCAAGGAGAATCAGGAATATTATCAATATGAATGTGATTTACAGCCATATTAATATTAGCAGGAAACACTGCAATAAAAAGTGCGATTAGTCCCCAAGCAGCAGCACGGCTAACTGTAGGAACAAGTAACCCAATTCCTCCTAAAATCTCAAAAAATCCACTAATATAAACTAGCTCTAAAGGATATGGTAAAAGAGATGGCACAATACTGACAAAAATATCAGGTAAGGCAAAGTGGAGTAGACCAACTATAATAATAGATACAGCCAAAATGACTCGTAGAAGCTCTTTGTTTTTACGAATTATTGCTAACATAAATTTAATCTGAACTTACCAAAATTCTCTTTTTTCTGTCCTCTGGTTAGTCTGTGTCTGGAGTGGTTCGTTCATGCTTGATAAGTTACAACTTAAATATGATAACTATCCAACTAATTGGCATCATCATTAGTTCTTGAACTAACCTTGAGTAAGATTTGATCGCTACTATCGAGCGGGTTGTAAAAAAATGAACCAGTTTGAGGTGGTAGTGTCGGATCAAACACAATTTCTGACAAACTCTTAACCACACCAGTAAGAGGAATTGCTAAAATTACTCCTAAGAATCCACCAAATTGTGCTCCTAATAGTAAAGATACAAAAATAATTACTGGAGATAAACCTGTCAGATTTCCCATAATTCGAGGAGCAACTAAATTATCTTTGATTTGTTGCAAAGCGACTGCTGTTGCTAAAACTTGCAATGCCAGCAACCAGTCAATAAATGCCACAACGATTGTTACTGTTGCAATTCCTAAAGTAGCCCCAATAAAGGGGATGACTTCCATAAAACCGATAAAAACAGCAAATAAAAGAAAGAACGGGACGTGTAACGCCCAAAAAGCAGGTGTCAGCGTTGCTGCCATAAATAAACCTAACAACAATTGACCAGAAACAAATCTCTGGAGGTTACGCTGAAGTGATTCTGTCAGTTTTTCACGAATTGTTGGTGCAAAAATGCGCGTTAACCCCTGCCACAATCGCTCTCCATCAATGAGCATATAAAATGAGATCACTAAAACAAAAATCAGGTCTAATACCCAGTTAAAAGTTCCTAGTACTAAACCAAAACCTTTGGTGGCGATCGCCTCACTCAAAGTTTGTGCCCGTGCCAGCAACTGTGATGCCAAGATCCGAACATCAAACGGTAAGTTGTGTTCTACACTCCAAGTTTGAAACATTGTCAACTGCTGTTGTGCAGAGCCTACCAGCGATGGTAAATTTACGACCAACTGCCGTGCTTGATTGAATACTGGTGGTACTAATGTCACAGCAGTGAGAACGACAACGACTCCAGCTAATAAGTAAACTAGAACTGCGGCAATACTTCGAGGTAAAAATGATTGCAAGGCTGCAACCGCATAGTTTAGTAAAAATGCAATCAACCCAGCAGTAATCAAAATGCTGAGTAGTTCTCCGATATATCTTAAGGCATTTAGCGTTACCCAACCTGTGATTAAAATCAGCAACCAGGTAATCAAAAATTGTTGCAGTGGCGAAAAGACACGATTCATTACTAAAGCTGTGTTCACAAGCTACTTTCCAAAATGTAGCAGTAAATAAACACTATAGTCAGCGTAAGTAGGCGGGCGTAATGATTGATCGTATATTTGTATACTGATTAATGGTTAATAGTTGCTTCACTGACTATTGACCGATAACAGCCTTTAAGTTACATTAACATGCTGGCGCGATTTATCAGTATCCACCTTTTTTCTTTCAGGTATCTGGTGTGAGTCCAGAAGTAACGGCTGTACTACAACGCTTGACAGAGCGTGGTAAAGTCCCTGAGGCATTGCGTCTAGCACATCTCATTGGCGCTGCTGTAGTCAAAGGAGAAAGCGGAATAATCGGCTTAAGCTTGATTTAGAAGGTTTTCCTACAGATGATTTAATTGCTAGAACTGTTATTGAGGTGCGCTAAGCGCGTTTGATTTGTGCAGCCAAATTTAAACATGAAATCAGAAGCCGTTCATGTATTTGTTTACGGAACACTGAAGCCTGGAGAGATCAATTATCAACGGTATTGTGCAGATAAGGTTTTGACAGTGAAACGGGCGATCGCATTTGGGAGGCTTTATCACCTTCCTGTCGGTTATCCTGCTATGACTCTTGGCGGCGATTGCGCGGAGCGCAGCGCCAAAGGCGATCGCGTTGAAGGCTTTGTCCTTTCGTTCCCTAATGTAGAAGTTTTAGATTATCTAGATTTACTAGAGGATTATCATCCTAGACGACCTATTGAGGAGAATGAGTACTATCGCCAGCAAATAGACACTTATAATTTAGACTTAACTTCTCTTAGTTCTGCTTGGGTTTACTTGATGACACCGAAACAAGTTAATACATTTGGTGGTCGGCGACTACCAAATGGTTGGTGGAGTAGTTGTTTACCATAATTCAATCACTCTTATTATTTGCTTACCTTATTCATGTCGGTAGTCGGCTTGATTAACAAAGTGCGGTTTTGGAGCAACTACTGCTGCTTTAGGGATTTCAACAACTGGACTATTCACCGCAACCATCAAAGTTTCGCTAGCTTCAGGTACTGGTTGCAGCCCAGCGATTTGAAGCGAAGGACGACCAGTAAATATACCCGATAAAGCGCCGACAAACATTGCAGCAACCGCTGTTCCTCCCCAAATCGCTACCCGCCGCGATCTTCGCTGTTCAATTCGAGTAAAGACTTGCTGGACTGTTTGTTCTACAGGCTGTTGTGGTGGTATTGGTAGGGTTCTTATACCTTGACGTAGCTTGAGTAATCTAGCGTATAAACGCTGAATTTCCGCATCGTTTGCTAGCCATTCTTCGACTTGCTGCCGTTCTGCTGCCGTTACCTCACCATCGAGAAAAGCACTTAATAACTCGAAGCGATCGCGCTGACATCTATCCATAGCACCCATTGGTTGATTAGTATAACCAGTGTGTATTGCTTGCGTACCCCTGTTGCGGGGTTGCTTACGTGGCAACTTTACCTCAGACGTCATTTTAACACTACTACCAAATGTGATTAGGGGAACACACTAAATATTCACGCCAGCTAATTGCTGCTTTTATTAATCTTCAAAGACACTGATGTTTTGGAAATCTCCTTTAGGACATAATCCTCCTCTACTTTTTTACCTATCTTTATAAAGTCAAGGATTGCTAACCATCTAAGTACTGTTGGAGCTGTGATTGTAGTCTAGAGCGTGCTCGCGCAATTCGAGACTTCACAGTGCCCAAAGAAACACCAGTAATCTCGGCAATGTCTTCGTAAGCCATACCTTCGATCTCCCGCAAGACGATTGTGGTGCGAAAGACTTCTGGTAAGTCCGCGATCGCTTCTTTGAGTTGTTCGTAGAACTCTCGTGTTGTTAACTCCTCATCAGGACTGGGGTGATCTCCTGCTATTTCCCAATCCATATCTCCATCTTCCACAGTACGAGGTGCATCTAATGACAACGGGCTAGCATTCCGCTTGCGTTTCCGTAGCTCGTCATAGAATAGGTTTGTAGCAATTCGACTCAGCCAGCCGCGAAATTTAACTGGGTCGTTTAAGCGCTTGATGTTGCGATAAACACGAATCCAAACTTCTTGGGCTAAATCTGCGCGATCTTGCCAGTCGGGAGCCAGATGATATAGAACTTTATCGACATGGGACTGATACCGACGCAGCAATTCAGCAAATGCATTTCGTTCTGGGCGTAACCCAGCTTGACAACGCAAAATTAAGTCGTAGTTAGATAAGTTATCGATTTGCACTGGTGTTTGAGGAACATTTGCCTCAACAGATGACCAGCTTACAGGAATTGATTGACTCATAAAAGCCACTGGCTCAACACATCCCTCACTATTAGACATCACTAATGCGGGGAAGTTCCCTACCTGAGTGCCAGATTTATCACTGGCTCATTAGAGGGGTCAGGGACGAGGAGTGTTAGCGTTAGCGAAGCGAGGCGAAGTCCGGAGTGAGTGAAAGAGTGGTTAGTGGGAGAGAGTAGGAGTGTGGGAGAGATTGAGAGATTTAATTGCTATTGTTCCCAACTACTCCAAATACCCGCCTACCCTACTACTCAACTCCCCTCCGACCTCTTCTTGGCTACCATGGAATTGAAGCAGCAGGTAAGGACGGTATTTTTGAGCGATTCGCAGCATTAACTAATCGCGTAGGTGTTTCTCCTATGCGATAACTCGGATAAGTCACAGTTTTATTTGGTAGGTTAACTCCCAAAAACAAATTAAGGCAAAATGTAACTGTGACCGCTAATACAAGTTTCTCTAGCATCACTTTTCCTCACGCCACACTATTCTTGCTGAATCACAAATTTTGATACTTGAGTTTGCAGTGCTAAACCAAGTACCAAAAAATATGACGGAACTCCTAAATATAATGTGCCTTTGTTAAAGCAAAAAATGCATAAAAAACTCGTGAAGCTTTGTTAAAGTTCTGTCTTAGAATCAAAGGACGAATCAGATTTTTCAGTAGCTATTTGTTCTTCGTAGTTAGGTGCATAAGCTTGAAGTAAGCTACTAACTTGTTTGAGAACTTCATTGCCAGTATTTTTACTAATAGCTTGTCGCTCAGGGAAGAACTCAGGTCGATCTAAACTACGAGCGATCGCAGCACTGACTTGCTCGCGAATTAAATCTTGTAGTTCTTCACTAGCACGCTGGCTTTGATATTTAGCACCTTCTTCTGTTGTGGCATACAAAGGAGGAAGGCGATTTAAAGCGTAAGCAGCAATATCACCTACATCGATGGTGTGTACACTTGTCACTTGAATTTCTGCTACCCGTGCGATCGCTTCTGTCAGTACCAATTCTTCCATCACGTTGATGAATTGCTTGCGTGGTACTGCTACAACTTCTCCTGTTAATAGCGCTCCCATTAATTTGTCGAGTGCCATGTAATCTTCAATGGAAAGTTCCGCTGCAGTGTCACAAATTCGACCAACTTCGGCCTCCATTGCTGGTGTTAGATAACCATCATGCAAAGCTTGTTCTACTATTTTCTGAATACTCATAACACTTTGAGACTCCACGGCGCTTGCTCACATAGATCGCAGTAACCCTAGTTTGATTTTTCCCCGCTCTACCAGCAAAATGATCAAGTTCAACCTGAATTAATTAAATCCTCGTTCGCGCCAAGGTACAGGATCGACCGATTCTCCATGAACGTATAGCCCCCAATGTAAGTGAGGACCTGTAACTGCACCTGTGGAGCCTACTGCACCAATGACTTGACCTGGTTTAACCATATCTCCCTCTTTAACATCAATTCTGCTTAGGTGTAAGAAAGCACTCGTCACACCTTGACCGTGGTCGATGCCAACAATATTGCCATGAATACGAAAGCCTTGAGATACTGTTCCTACCAAAGCAACACGTCCTGATGCTGGAGCAAAGACAGGCGAACCAACACCACCAGCATAGTCAACACCACGATGGTAATAGTCTTTGGCAAATTTGCCGTTGTAGTAGCGACGAACACCGTAAATTGCACTAATACGCCCTTTATTTGGCCTTGTAAATGGACCATTCCAGTATTTTTGTGGCGTTACCAGCTTTTTAAACTCTGCCACGCGGTCAAGTTCGTACTGTGTTGCGCTAGTTCCTGCTTTTCCTGGGGGAAGATTGATCCGCTGGATAGGGAATGAGCGATTCTTTACTTGTACTGCTAAATTACGTACCTGATCGCCAGCGTTGACTCGAATTTGACGTACTCCTGGTTGTTCTAGGGGCGTTGTCGGTAACATTGCCCGAAATCGATTTGGGGCAATTTCAAAGGTAGGGTAAGTTTTCTGATTGATTGTAACTGATGGCTCACC belongs to Gloeocapsopsis sp. IPPAS B-1203 and includes:
- a CDS encoding AI-2E family transporter, giving the protein MNTALVMNRVFSPLQQFLITWLLILITGWVTLNALRYIGELLSILITAGLIAFLLNYAVAALQSFLPRSIAAVLVYLLAGVVVVLTAVTLVPPVFNQARQLVVNLPSLVGSAQQQLTMFQTWSVEHNLPFDVRILASQLLARAQTLSEAIATKGFGLVLGTFNWVLDLIFVLVISFYMLIDGERLWQGLTRIFAPTIREKLTESLQRNLQRFVSGQLLLGLFMAATLTPAFWALHVPFFLLFAVFIGFMEVIPFIGATLGIATVTIVVAFIDWLLALQVLATAVALQQIKDNLVAPRIMGNLTGLSPVIIFVSLLLGAQFGGFLGVILAIPLTGVVKSLSEIVFDPTLPPQTGSFFYNPLDSSDQILLKVSSRTNDDAN
- a CDS encoding DUF99 family protein; this encodes MYQYPPFFFQVSGVSPEVTAVLQRLTERGKVPEALRLAHLIGAAVVKGESGIIGLSLI
- a CDS encoding gamma-glutamylcyclotransferase → MKSEAVHVFVYGTLKPGEINYQRYCADKVLTVKRAIAFGRLYHLPVGYPAMTLGGDCAERSAKGDRVEGFVLSFPNVEVLDYLDLLEDYHPRRPIEENEYYRQQIDTYNLDLTSLSSAWVYLMTPKQVNTFGGRRLPNGWWSSCLP
- a CDS encoding Fis family transcriptional regulator → MTSEVKLPRKQPRNRGTQAIHTGYTNQPMGAMDRCQRDRFELLSAFLDGEVTAAERQQVEEWLANDAEIQRLYARLLKLRQGIRTLPIPPQQPVEQTVQQVFTRIEQRRSRRVAIWGGTAVAAMFVGALSGIFTGRPSLQIAGLQPVPEASETLMVAVNSPVVEIPKAAVVAPKPHFVNQADYRHE
- a CDS encoding sigma-70 family RNA polymerase sigma factor; amino-acid sequence: MSQSIPVSWSSVEANVPQTPVQIDNLSNYDLILRCQAGLRPERNAFAELLRRYQSHVDKVLYHLAPDWQDRADLAQEVWIRVYRNIKRLNDPVKFRGWLSRIATNLFYDELRKRKRNASPLSLDAPRTVEDGDMDWEIAGDHPSPDEELTTREFYEQLKEAIADLPEVFRTTIVLREIEGMAYEDIAEITGVSLGTVKSRIARARSRLQSQLQQYLDG
- a CDS encoding late competence development ComFB family protein; its protein translation is MSIQKIVEQALHDGYLTPAMEAEVGRICDTAAELSIEDYMALDKLMGALLTGEVVAVPRKQFINVMEELVLTEAIARVAEIQVTSVHTIDVGDIAAYALNRLPPLYATTEEGAKYQSQRASEELQDLIREQVSAAIARSLDRPEFFPERQAISKNTGNEVLKQVSSLLQAYAPNYEEQIATEKSDSSFDSKTEL
- a CDS encoding M23 family metallopeptidase; the protein is MQVQISPTNPHLGDTLTLLIEQNREAGEPSVTINQKTYPTFEIAPNRFRAMLPTTPLEQPGVRQIRVNAGDQVRNLAVQVKNRSFPIQRINLPPGKAGTSATQYELDRVAEFKKLVTPQKYWNGPFTRPNKGRISAIYGVRRYYNGKFAKDYYHRGVDYAGGVGSPVFAPASGRVALVGTVSQGFRIHGNIVGIDHGQGVTSAFLHLSRIDVKEGDMVKPGQVIGAVGSTGAVTGPHLHWGLYVHGESVDPVPWRERGFN